In the genome of Curtobacterium sp. MCLR17_036, the window CAACATCCGCCCGCAGGTGACCGAGACGCTCGAGGGTCAGGGCTTCCACGTCGTGCGCTGGTGGCACACCGGCACGGTCATCATCTGGAAGTACAGCCGCTGACGCTGCTGCCGGTCGTCAGTGCACGACGCGGGCGCCGTGCACCGGGCCCGTGGCACGCAGGGCGACGAGCCCGGCAGCGCTGAGCTCGACCTGCAGCTCGAGGGCGGCGTCGCGGTCGCCGACCAGGAACGCCACGGTCGGTCCGCTGCCCGACACCAGACCCGCCAGCGCGCCGGACCGCTCACCGAGCTCGAGCGTCGCCGCGAGCCGGGGCTGCAGCCGCATGGCCGGGGCCTGCAGGTCGTTGTGCACGCAGTCGGCCAGCAGGTCGGGGTCGCCGGCGCGCAGGGCCTGCAGCACGTTCGCCTCGACCACGGGGTGCGACGGCGCCGGGGAGATGTCCGCGCGGTACCGCTCCCGGTGTTCGTCGAGCGCGCGGTAGACGGCCGGGGTGCTCAGGCCGTCGTCGCTCAGGGCGAGGACCCACTGGAACTCCCCCTTGGCCAGCGCCGGACTCAGCTCGTCACCACGGCCGGTGCCGACGGCGGTGCCCCCGGCGAAGGCGAAGGGCACGTCGGCGCCGAGCTGCGCGGCGAGCCGGAGCAGCTCCTCGCGCCCGAGCGCGGTGCCCCAGAGCGTGTCGACGGCGAGCAGCGTCGCCGCGGCGTCCGCCGAGCCACCGCCCATGCCGCCGGCGACCGGCACCTGCTTGTCGATCGTGAGCCGGACGCCGCCGCGGTGCCCGGCCGCGTCGGCCACGAGCCGGGCGGCGCGGATCGCCAGGTTCGACTCGTCGACCGGCACGGTGCTCGTGTCGATCGGCCCCGTGAAGGTGACCGAGAAGTCGTCGGCGGGCTCGGCGGTGACGTCCTCGTACAGGGACACCGCCTGGTACGCCGTGGCGACGTCGTGGTACCCGTCGTCCTGCAGCGCACCGACGGACAGGAACACGTTGATCTTGCCGGGGGCGCGCGTCCGCACGCGGGTCGGGGCGGCCAACGTGGTCATGCCCCCAACCTATCCCGCTGCGGCTGCCGTGAAGCCCCGGGCCAGGTCGGCGGTGATGTCGTCGATGTGCTCGAGGCCGATCGACAGGCGGATGAGCCCGTCCCCCACCCCGGCCGCGGCCCGTTCCGCCGACGTCATCTGCACGTGCGTCGTCGACGCCGGGTGCACGACGAGCGACCGGACGTCACCGAGGTTCGACACGTGGTCGAACAGCTCGAGCGCCGCCACGAACCGCCGGCCGGCGGCGACCCCACCGGCCAGGTCGAACGCCAGGACCGCCGACGGCCCCTTCGGCACGTACCGCTGCTGCAGGTGGTGCCACGGCGAGTCCGGCAGTCCGGCGTAGTGCACGTGCTCGACCTGGTCGTGCGCGTCGAGCCAGGACGCAACCGTGGCGGCGTTCGACACGTGCCGGTCCATGCGGAGCGACAGCGTCTGGATGCCCTGCAGCACCAGGAACGCGTTGAACGGGGCGATGGCCGGCCCGAGGTCGGCGGAGAGCTTCGACCGGGTGCGCTGGATGAACGCCCGTCGCCCGAACTTGTCGGCGAAGTTCGTGTTCGCGAACCCGGACTGCTCGGTCGTGGCCAGCTGCGGGTACTGCTCGGCGTGCGCCGCCCAGTCGAAGTTCCCGCTGTCGACGATGAGCCCGGCGATCGCACTGCCGTGCCCGGCCAGGTACTTCGTCGCCGAGTGCACGACGATGTCGGCACCGTGCTCGATCGGGCGTACCAGGTACGGCGTCGCGATGGTGTTGTCGACGACGAGCGGCACACCGGCCTCGTGCGCGACCCCGGCCACCCCGACGAAGTCCAGGACGTCACCGCGGGGGTTCGGGATCGACTCGCCGTAGAAGGCCTTCGTCTCCGGTCGGACCGCCGCCGCCCACTCGGACAGGTCGGTCGGGTCCTGCACGAACGTGAACGTGATGCCGAGGTCGCGCAGGGTCGACGCGAACAGCGTGTAGGTCGCGCCGTAGAGCGAGGCGCTCGACACGACGTGGTCGCCCGCGCGGGCGACACCGAGCACCGCGAGCGTCGTCGCCGCCTGTCCGGACGCCAGCGCCAGCGCGCCGATCCCGCCCTCGAGGTCGGCGATCCGACGCTCGAGCGCCGCCGCCGACGGGTTGTTCACGCGCGAGTACGTGTGCCCCGGGGCGTCGAGCATGAAGCGCGCCGCGGCGTCCTCGCCCGACGGGTACACGTACGCGGCGCTCTGCGCGATCGGCGGCACGTTCGCGCCCCAGCCCGGGTCGGCCTTGAAGCCGGCGCGGATCTGGCGGGTCTCGAACGCCCAGTCGTCCTCGGTGCTCATGCCGTGGCGCCGGCGGTCTGACGCACGAGCGGGATGACCTGCTCGCCGAACCGGTCCATCTCCTCGAGCTGCGGCGAGAACTGCAGCAGGAGCGTGTCGACCCCGGCGTCCTCGAACTCCCGGATGCGGGCCGCCACCTGCGCCGGCGTGCCGACGAACCCGGGGCGCAGGCCGCGGTTCGACACCGAGTAGTCCTCGAGCGAGGGCACGTGCTCGAGCTGCGACTTCGAGATGAAGTCCTGGTACGACTCGTACGCCCTGCCGTGCTGCACGTCGGTGATCCGGGCGAGTTCGGCCTGCGCCTCTTCCTCGGTCTCGCGCACGATGACGTACGCGGCCATGCCGAACGCCTCGAACGGCGGCAGGTCGGCGTCGACGCGGCGCTGCTTCATCTCGGCGATCTTCGCGCGGAGCTCCTCGACCGTGCCTCCGTGCGTGACGTAGGCGTCGGCGTACCCGGTGATCGCGGCCTTGCCGGCCTCGCTCTCCCCACCGGCGTAGATGCGCGGCGTCACGCGGGGCTTCGGCTCGAGGTGCGCGTTCTCGATGTCGTAGTACTCGCCCGAGAACGAGTACGGGGTCTCGCGCCACAGGCCCTTCATGACCTCGACGAACTCCGCGGTGCGCTTGTACCGGTCGTCGTGCTCCGAGAAGATCCCGCCGTACTGCTTCGCCTCCTCCGCCCACCAGGCGCTCACGACGTTGAAGGTGAACCGGCCGCACGAGATGTCGTCGATCGTCGCCGCCTGCTTCGCCGTCACCGCGGGCAGGTGGTACCCGGGACGCATCGCCGCCATGATCTCGAGGCGCTCGGTCGTCGCCGCGATCGCCGCCGCGAGCGACCATGCTTCGAGCGAGGGCGCCGCCGTGCCCTTGATGTCGTTGAGGTTGAGCTCCGGCACGAGCGTCAGGTCGAAGCCGATCCGCTCGGCGCGCTGCGCCAGGCGCTTCACGTAGTCGAAGGTGACCGGCATGTTCTCGTTGTCGACGTTGCGCAGCCAGCCGCCGAAGAGCGGGGTCCAGTATCCGAATCGCACGTTGGTTCCTTGGGGTGTGGGAAGGCGGACTGGAGGCCCGTGGCGGGCCCGCCACGGGCCTCCGGTCCGGTGGGTCTTGCGTTCTCAGGCCGTGAGCTGCGCCGCGTACTGCGTCTCCAGCAGGCCACCGAGGTACCGCGCGATGGAGCGCGGGCCGGAGGCCGGCGCGGACTCCTCGACCGCGGGGTTGTAGTTCGTGTTCGTGTTGATGTCGTAGACCACGGTGCGGCCGTCCGTCGTCTCCATGAACTCGACGCCCGCGATGGTGATGCGCTGGTCGGCGAGGAACGTGCGGAGCTGCTGGACCAGCGGGTGCTCGGCGGTGACCTCGGTGCGGACGCTGAACGCCGGGGGCGCCCCGGCGGTCTCGGTGCCGGGGACGTCGCAGACGGCCCCGGCGATGACCTGGGGCACCTCGCACGCGTCGGCGGGGCAGAGCTCGAAGCTGCCGGCGCTCGTGTCGACGCGGACGGCGTACACGAACTCGCCGCCGACGAACTCGACGCGGGTGATGAAGGGCTCGCGAGCCGTCAGGTACTCCTGCAGCAGGGTGATGCCGTCGACCGGGGCCTCGAACTCGGGGCTGTCGACGTAGGCGTCGAACTCGGCGAGCGAGTCGAACCGCCGCACGCCCAAGCCCTTGCCGCCCTGGTTGTGCTTCGTGATGAAGGGGACGTCCTGCCCGTCGGTGAAGGTGCGGGCGGCGTTCTTGAGCGTCGTCGTGCCGAACACGGCGGTGGTGCGGGGCACGTCGAACCCGGCCTGCTGCAGGAGCCCGTGCTGGGCGACCTTCGACACCTCGAGCTCGAGCACGTGGCTGCCGCCCACGACCTGGCGGCCGGCGCGCTCGAGCCAGCCGAGGATCGCCCGGGTGTACTCCTTGCTGTGCTCGTGGCCGCGGGTGTGGGAGCTCGCGGACATGCGGGACCAGTAGACGCCCGGCTCCGGCTCGGCTGCGAGGTCGATCTGCCCCTCGGTCAGCAGGATCTCCTCGACCGGCACGCCCTCGGCCTCGAAGGCGGCGGCGAGCGGCGGGAACCACTCGGGGTTCTCGTGGATGACGTACACGCGCGGAGTGCTCACGGCCCCACCCTAGGCACGGTCACCCGCACGCTGCCAGGTGTGTGACGCGGCGTTGCGGTGCGGGGTGCGGTGGTGCTGGTCGTGGGTGGCGCTGGCGCTGAGCTGGCGCTGGCGCCGTTCGCGAAAGCGACAGTCTGCCGCCGACTGTTCGCGGCAGACTGTCGCTTCCGCAGTACGGACGGCGCAGCTTCCGGCAGGCCTGTCGCTCTGCCGGTGCCGTGGGGGCCGTCGGTACGGCCGAGCACCGTGGACGCGCCGTCAGCCGGCGAAGGTCTGCTGTCCGACGACACCGAGGAGCTCGAGCTTCTGCGCGTCCTCGGTGCCGGGCGGCGCGGTGAACAGCAGGAGCGCCTGGGCCTGGTCGTCGGTGTGCAACACCTGGCAGTCGACGGTGATCCGACCGAGTTCGGGCTGCACGATCGTCTTGTTGTCCGACCAGCGCGTCGCCACCTCGTGCATGGCCCAGATCTCCTGGAACTCGGGACTGCGGGCCTGCAGCTCCGCGATGAGCTCGGTCGCCCGACGGTCGCCCGGCCCCGCGAGCCCGACCGAGGCCCGCAACGAGGCGACCACCACCCGTCCGAGCCGCTCGTGCTGCTCCGGTGCGTACTTCGCACGCTCCCCGCCGGACACGAACCACCGCCACGCCTGGTACCGCTCGTTGCCCAGTAGTCCGACCGAGGTGCCGAGGAGCGCCGCCGCGAGCCGGTTCTCCACCAGGGTCTCGCCGAGGTGGCTCACGACGATCGCCGGGGTGTCCTCGAGCCGGTCGAGCACCCGCAGGATCGCCGGGTCGACGTGGTCGGCGCGGCGCATCCGGGTCGGTGCGTTCTGCCCCGCCAGGTGGAACAGGTGGTCGCGCTCGTCCAGGCTGCAGCGCAGCGCCCGCGCGATCGCCGCGATCATCTGCTCGGAGGGCTGCGGACCGCGCTGCTGCTCGAGGCGCGTGTAGTAGTCGACGGACATGCCGGCGAGCGCGGCGACCTCCTCGCGGCGGAGCCCCGGCGTCCGACGGCGCGGCCCCTGCCCGAGGCCGACGTCCTCCGGGCGCAGCAGCTCGCGGCGACGGCGGAGGAAGTCTGCGAGCGCGGCACGGTCCATGCCTCGATCATGGTCCGGCACCGCGTGCCGTGCCAGGGATCGCGGATCCCCCGATGACCCCGCTCTGGATGGCGCAGCGGCCGCGGAGCATCGTGGTCGTCATGGACACCACGAACTCCACCGTCTTCATCCCCGGCGCGACCTCGGGCATCGGCCTCGCCCTCGCCCAGCGACTGCAGGCCGACGGCAGCACCGTCGTCATCGGCGGTCGCCGACAGGAACTCCTCGACTCCCTCGCCGCCGAGCACGGCTTCGGCACCGTCCAGATCGACGTCGCCGACGCGTCGTCGATCGAGGCCGCTGCCGCTGCGGTGCTCGCGGACCACCCGTCGTTGGACGCGCTCGTCACCATGTCGGGGATCATGCGCAACGAGGACCTGCGCTCCCCCGATCACATCGGCGACGCGCTCGAGACGATCCAGACCAACCTGGTCGGGACCATCCGCCTCATCGACGCCTTCCTGCCGCACCTGCTCGAGCAGCCGACCGCCACCGTCATGACCGTCTCGTCGGGCCTGGCGTTCGTGCCGCTCACCGCGACCCCGACCTACAGCGCCACGAAGGCCGCCGTGCACTCCTACACGCAGACGCTCCGCCAGCAGCTCGTCGGGTCGTCGGTCGAGGTGCTCGAGCTCG includes:
- a CDS encoding 4-(cytidine 5'-diphospho)-2-C-methyl-D-erythritol kinase, which translates into the protein MTTLAAPTRVRTRAPGKINVFLSVGALQDDGYHDVATAYQAVSLYEDVTAEPADDFSVTFTGPIDTSTVPVDESNLAIRAARLVADAAGHRGGVRLTIDKQVPVAGGMGGGSADAAATLLAVDTLWGTALGREELLRLAAQLGADVPFAFAGGTAVGTGRGDELSPALAKGEFQWVLALSDDGLSTPAVYRALDEHRERYRADISPAPSHPVVEANVLQALRAGDPDLLADCVHNDLQAPAMRLQPRLAATLELGERSGALAGLVSGSGPTVAFLVGDRDAALELQVELSAAGLVALRATGPVHGARVVH
- a CDS encoding SDR family NAD(P)-dependent oxidoreductase, whose amino-acid sequence is MDTTNSTVFIPGATSGIGLALAQRLQADGSTVVIGGRRQELLDSLAAEHGFGTVQIDVADASSIEAAAAAVLADHPSLDALVTMSGIMRNEDLRSPDHIGDALETIQTNLVGTIRLIDAFLPHLLEQPTATVMTVSSGLAFVPLTATPTYSATKAAVHSYTQTLRQQLVGSSVEVLELAPPAVRTDLMGGADFGGMPLDEFADEVMAILRAGDATEVLVQNVQPLRFAERNGNHQQILEMMASREH
- a CDS encoding PLP-dependent transferase, with product MSTEDDWAFETRQIRAGFKADPGWGANVPPIAQSAAYVYPSGEDAAARFMLDAPGHTYSRVNNPSAAALERRIADLEGGIGALALASGQAATTLAVLGVARAGDHVVSSASLYGATYTLFASTLRDLGITFTFVQDPTDLSEWAAAVRPETKAFYGESIPNPRGDVLDFVGVAGVAHEAGVPLVVDNTIATPYLVRPIEHGADIVVHSATKYLAGHGSAIAGLIVDSGNFDWAAHAEQYPQLATTEQSGFANTNFADKFGRRAFIQRTRSKLSADLGPAIAPFNAFLVLQGIQTLSLRMDRHVSNAATVASWLDAHDQVEHVHYAGLPDSPWHHLQQRYVPKGPSAVLAFDLAGGVAAGRRFVAALELFDHVSNLGDVRSLVVHPASTTHVQMTSAERAAAGVGDGLIRLSIGLEHIDDITADLARGFTAAAAG
- a CDS encoding LLM class flavin-dependent oxidoreductase produces the protein MRFGYWTPLFGGWLRNVDNENMPVTFDYVKRLAQRAERIGFDLTLVPELNLNDIKGTAAPSLEAWSLAAAIAATTERLEIMAAMRPGYHLPAVTAKQAATIDDISCGRFTFNVVSAWWAEEAKQYGGIFSEHDDRYKRTAEFVEVMKGLWRETPYSFSGEYYDIENAHLEPKPRVTPRIYAGGESEAGKAAITGYADAYVTHGGTVEELRAKIAEMKQRRVDADLPPFEAFGMAAYVIVRETEEEAQAELARITDVQHGRAYESYQDFISKSQLEHVPSLEDYSVSNRGLRPGFVGTPAQVAARIREFEDAGVDTLLLQFSPQLEEMDRFGEQVIPLVRQTAGATA
- a CDS encoding alpha-L-glutamate ligase codes for the protein MSTPRVYVIHENPEWFPPLAAAFEAEGVPVEEILLTEGQIDLAAEPEPGVYWSRMSASSHTRGHEHSKEYTRAILGWLERAGRQVVGGSHVLELEVSKVAQHGLLQQAGFDVPRTTAVFGTTTLKNAARTFTDGQDVPFITKHNQGGKGLGVRRFDSLAEFDAYVDSPEFEAPVDGITLLQEYLTAREPFITRVEFVGGEFVYAVRVDTSAGSFELCPADACEVPQVIAGAVCDVPGTETAGAPPAFSVRTEVTAEHPLVQQLRTFLADQRITIAGVEFMETTDGRTVVYDINTNTNYNPAVEESAPASGPRSIARYLGGLLETQYAAQLTA
- a CDS encoding helix-turn-helix transcriptional regulator, translated to MDRAALADFLRRRRELLRPEDVGLGQGPRRRTPGLRREEVAALAGMSVDYYTRLEQQRGPQPSEQMIAAIARALRCSLDERDHLFHLAGQNAPTRMRRADHVDPAILRVLDRLEDTPAIVVSHLGETLVENRLAAALLGTSVGLLGNERYQAWRWFVSGGERAKYAPEQHERLGRVVVASLRASVGLAGPGDRRATELIAELQARSPEFQEIWAMHEVATRWSDNKTIVQPELGRITVDCQVLHTDDQAQALLLFTAPPGTEDAQKLELLGVVGQQTFAG